aaATGATTCACTCAAAGAAGACACatcacaagcacacacacagcatttGTATGATGTGACtacaaattaaatattaaagtattttttaaatacaatgcAAGGCCAGTCTTCTTAAGTGCATAGAATGTAATGCAGAATACTGTTAGTTACAGGGGCAAGAACAAAGATATGAAACATTTTAACAGATATTGAACAATGTTCTTATTAAAAGGAGGTGTGAATAGGCATTCTTCTATTGTTAAAAAGATCAACATGTTTTATCCCCCACTGGTAAGAGAAACACTAAATGCTGAATCATGAAACATATCTACTGCATCcattttatctctttctttcaAAGGCTTAGAATTGCACCTTCAGACTGTTAAAGCAGTTTGGATATTTGGTTATGggcttttccctcctccttttttcccccatttttttcttttcttttctttttttttccaatttataacaaaagcttttcccttcctgaaAGTGGAACTcaaaaagtgcattttaaattaaagggTCTAATTTCCACACCCCTCCTCTCTATTTTATGGATGCATTTGTTGTGGCTTAGAAATTTTAGCTCAACCTATTAATTCTTTCTATCACTATAATTTATTAGAATGTCTCAGATTTATTCAGGCAATCCTGCCCTCCTCTTGCAAAACAAATAGTATTAAATTCTAAGAAATCCAAAATACTGCAATTTCTATTCAAGGGAAATGCAACAAGAGTAAAGACTGCACAATTTTCAGAAGATTTGGACTGTATGCAAAGTTGTCCCaaatttttctctattttctcttttggatTTTGGGATATAGTAACCTGCAAATATGTTCCACTAATACTGCAAGTGAGCTTCAGACTAAGGTCTCAGGAACAAAATAGTAGACCCAAAACTCTCAAACCAATCAGAGGAAACTCACCCCAATTGTTACCCTTTTCTTACATAGCATAACAACTCATTTAACATATAAACACAAGGGATGATGGTTCTAACTTGAAGCTCCTATTTTTGGCAAATAATACTTCACAGGTATCAGAAATACTTTAGTTAATGTCTCCATATTTCTCCCATTTCTAAGATGTCTTCTTTTCCTTACAGAAGTTTTAGCTATTCAACATCAACCCAAACAATTGCACAAAAACTACAGCACCAAACTTTTGGTAACTGAGACTGCTGGAGAGCACACACAGGAGAAAAGAATTTGACTGTGGTTGTTGAACGGGCGAGAAGTCAAATGAGTTTCAATAAAACAAATGTTAACACATTCCTTAATTGAAATGATTAATTCttagcagaaataaattaaGATCAGTCTGATCTTACTCTAAACTAGTTGGTGACCCAGCCAGACTTTTGTGCAGATTGGGGTTTTGACTGTGCCTGTTCCGACTGCGAACAGATGAAAACATTGTGTTGCAACCTGGGACTTTGCATTTGTGGAGCTGGCGGAGATGCACAGTTTTGTAATGAGCCCTGAAAGTTCCTTTATTACTGTATGTTTTTTGACATATATGACAAGTTATTGGCAAACTGGAAGGTAAATTTGTAAAGTTTTGATTAGCTTTCTCAATTAAAGTAGAGTCTTGGTAGAGTTCATCATTAGGCATTAGGCTGGGTCCTTCACAGCTTTCATCACTATCATCCAAGGCCATGGTGCACGTTTCACTTCCTCCATCAGAATCCCAAGAAGAATGAGCACTGCTCTCAGATTTAATGCTGGAAGTAGTGCTTAGATCCAGAACAGCTCCATCATTTAATGGATCGTATCCATAACTCTCAGAACAGGGTTCTCTAATTTTGCTCATTGGAAAAACGTAGCTGCCTGTTCTGTTCATTCCTTTGAAGATTACAGAAGTATGTCCAACATGTTGTTTTAAAGAGACATCTTGGCAAAACTCCTTAGCCATGTCTTTCAAGAGGTATGTTGCATTGAAATGGTTGTTGAATTCCAGTGTATCTTTAGTCAGAAGCTTATGATGAAGATTTAGGTTTGAACTATGTCTAGAAGAACAAAGACAAGCTTAGCAAGAAAGTGTTTTGCCTCACTTAACAGCTGTTTCAAAATGAccattaacaaagaaaaaaatcagtatttagTAGCATGCATGAACTGTATACTTCTAATCTGACCAACTGCCACACTGGGAGTGCACATGGACAATTTACACATGTGACTGGGTTTCTGAACTTGCTCACACGGGGATGTATCAATTAACTCCACAGAAATCAGTGTTTCAGATTCTCTCCTGCATTGTGGACAGCTGTCTGCTCTGCTAGATCTAGTGCTGGGCCTAAAAGCGTTGGGGGACAGACTAAAAACCTGCAAACTGAACTGAGATCAGAGAATGGGCTGAGAGGGATAAGAAACAAGATTCTTTTGCAATGGACAAAGCAGGAAAGGAGTGACACCTGAGTCTGCAAAACTGTTGATGATCTCAAGTACCACAACCATGTGCCAGGATGCAGCTGTACCATCAGTACACagcttttccttgaaaaaaggTATACTGAATTATATGCAATTTGCCACGTTCAAACGGGCATCCCTGGATTCAAAATCACCCAAACATACAAAATCACTACTTCCCATTGAATACTATCAATCAGCTCCTGGGAACTGCCAGGCTCTGTCTAGAAGATTGTAAGACtggcaaaatatttgtttttcctcttgtcATCATGGTTTAATCAAAACCATGAAAAGTTCCAAAAGGCACAGAAATATTTCGCACTTGCAGTCACAGTACATTAAAGTCTAGAAACTTCTGCAAAGTTGTTCCAAACAACTATTGTTGTGTACAAAGCTTGTGAACTTTCTTCTGAGTtaactttgcctttttttccccttaaataaACCATCCTCCAAAAGCACCTATGTTAAAGCCTATCTGAATATATTGGTGTGGGAAGGAATTTGTGGCATGTGGATGCAAATCTTACTGctggctttctttcctgtggCCCATATCGCAATTACAGGGAGAGGAATTCACATCTGGGAAGATGCAGGCAGCAGACCAGGGAATgaagccctgccagcagcagatcAATCTGTGCATCTCAGATGCAGCGGCCAGTCCTCAGAGACCGGCCCATCCTCTCTCTGGACTGCATCAGCTGGCTCCAGCACTCCTAGCAGATTACAGACAATCTAAACCTTGTGTCACTCCGAACTACTATCCAGGCGTGCTTCTTGCAGCCAAAAGTTGCTTTAACACTCTTACAGAGACTTGGAAAACTTACAACACTTTGTTGTACTTGAATAGGTTTGGTACCTATCACTGACGGATTCAGATACACAACTGCTGGTGAACAACAGAACTTCAGTTCTTGTTTCTCAGCCTACATGCAGAaggctgaaataaaatgaatgcAACACAGTACATGCTGCTCACAGGACACTGAATCAAGGCTGTGATATAGTTTAGGAATTAGTATGTAACCTCACAGAGAAGCACTAATGATGTGGACACACACCAGACAGTGTTAGATGCAGACTACCACTGCATAATGCTACTTTTATACTGACAAAAGACTAATCTTGCTTTTCTTATGGACTTCTTCTCACCAGGCTGTTGCAAATCCTTGAGCACAAGCAAGGACCAGGGCAAGTGAAGATACCCTGAATTGATCTCATTGCTTTTCCATTAAAGAACATTGTATGCATTAAAATATACATGAAAGTACATATTAAACATGTAAGTCCACACATGCATCTACTGGAAAATTGCTGAATTCATACCCTTGTGGCTTTCTTTTTATGTTCTAAAGTATTCTTTCAACTATTGCAGTCTTTATCAGTTATGAAATTTCCATGGCTTTATTTAATACCTTGTAGTCTAGTGgaaaggaaatgtttctttcaatgaattttcatttcatgaaTGTTCTGATAAGCTATCATACCTGTTATACGAGgatacacagaaaatatttgcaggcTCCATTCCTCAAACACTCATTTTAATTTCAAGTTAGGCTCCATTGTGatggtaaaataaatacaattttgtttataattttcttACCTGTCTCGACTTCTACGAGAAGGGAAAGCAGCATTACAGCCCTCAACTGTGCAAATATGCATTTCTTTGAgatgtacatttttaaaatgcatttttacacTGTAAGGGTTTTTAAAAGTCTTCTTACAGATGTCACAATGAAAGCGGCTTTCTTCCTTCTGAATCCCTAGTGCATGTTGACTGACATGATCCATATCTTTAGAGTCTTCAAAACAAGGAATGGCAGCACCCCTGTTTGACAAAGTGCTGAAAAAGCCCCCGGTCAGCAAGTGGTGTTGCAATTCAGGGCAGTCATTTTTAGGAATCCTGTGCTTTGACTGCTCTTTAATATACATGGGGGGTTCAGTCATTGGTTTTATAACATCATTGTGGTGCTGTTTTGGATCTTCATATATAATCTCATGGGAAACTATTTTTAATGGTTGGTTTTCTTCTGGTTTAGCCTCTTTCTCACACTGTTGCAATTCATTCTCAGAGATATCCTCGATGTATTTGTTATTTGCCGCAAAGACAGATTCAAAATAATTTGGGCCCTCTACCCCAGAGAGAGATTTCCATGAATTACCTGAATGGGGGTGCTTTTCCACCCTGTCGGTCACTCGCTTCTCTATCTTATGCTCACAGGTCTCAAGCTCTCCATCGCTTACCACTTGCAGACGTGTGTCATCTTCAGAACTGGCAACATCACTACTTTCGTTGGGTGTCTCAACAGCTTCTTTCTCTATCTTGATCGGCATGCTCGATTTTCGAGACTTCTTCTTGGGGAGCACGTCAAATGGCAATTCATTTGAAACAAGCTGCTCTGGTATTGAGGAAGAAACAAGGGGCAGAGAAGGAAGAGTACCTGGAGTGTTAGCAAGCTCAGCTGGTGTGACTGGACTACGGTAAAAAGGAAGAACAGGCTGTACTGTCTTCAGGTTTGGAAAGAGAACACCATTATGCCCAATACTGGAAAATCCAGCCTGACCTTTTGAATCTGTACAAGAGCTGGCATAGCTGGATATAGTTCTGCTATCCGGAGTTAAAATTGTAAATTCTGTCCTTTTACTGTCTCCAGGTCCAGCAATGGTCAAACTATTTCTCAGATCTTTATCCCTGTTATTTCTATTCATTGGCATATGAAGTCTGGGGTTTGGATTTGCACTGTGACGATTTCGGCTGCGCAAAGAGCTAAATACCATATTGCAGCCCTCAATGGTGCATTTGTGCTTTATCTTCAGATGAACAGCATTGTAATGTATTTTCAAAGTACCTTTGTCATAAAACGTCTTTTCACATGCAGTGCAGAAAACACGCCCTTTCCTTGGCCCAGCACCATTTTTTTCAACggatttaattttgttttctggagaTAGTGCTGCCATTTCAAGCTTTGCTGCTGTATTATGTGAACTGGATTCACTTAAAAGGGCATCATCTTCTGTTTTAGTGACATCCAGACCATTTATGCTCCTCTCATTTTCAACTTGAAATGGTGCAGAACTAGAAGTTAAGAAgctgctttcagaaaatggTATCTGAAGATCTTGTTTGGTTTCATTGCCATGGTCTTGACCTTGCTCAATCAAATGTCTTTCTGGTGGTGAACCTATCAAGGGTGGAGGCACTggactgaaaaactgaaatggcAGCATGAAAGCCATGTTATTGACAAGGTTCTCAAAGGGATGAATGTTGGTGGGACTCATTTTGTCCAAGGAAGTAGAAAAATTAGGACTGTGTGGATTGCAGCTCTCAATGAATGCCCTAATATCCAAATTGGCAGTAGGTGGTGGTATTATAATTGATTGCCCTTCTTTCTCTTGAATTGCCATTAACTCTACAATGGACTTAGTTTCTCCAAAGCGAAGAAACTGCTGCAAAGTAGCCAGTTCTTCTTCAGTGGTCATTATGCTCCAGTGATCCAGAACCTTTCCTGAAGCGTCCTAAAaccaaaaatacatttaaatgaatCACATATCAATTAAGGCAAATGAAAAATGCCTCTCCTCAAATCTCTCATTTTTTCAGGGACTAAAATTTCATCTCTAGAGAAATGATAAAAACATTCCATCTAATGAGATTAATGCCAATTCTGTGctaatttcttccaaattttACCACATGGGTGATACTGTTTCTTTCTGAACTGACAGTAATACCTTCCAATAAActattttttccacaaaaattaAGACACGTTATTTGAACAACAGTTAGTATCCTGTAAGTACAGACAGCAGAGATGGAGCAATCAGACCAAGATTTAGCTCCTCTTTTAAGTCAAGTATTCTTTCATTGCAAGTTTAATAATCTTCCAAGCAACTAAGATCAGAGAACAAATGAACCTGTATTGATCTATTGCCAGCGTTCACAGAGCACAACTGTAATTACACTAGTGTTGGAGTTCTTTCAAACTCTAGCTATGCCTAACTTTTCCCAATAActacaataaatattttatcacaGAACATGTATTTGATGGCCTACTGAGATTTTTCACAGTGCATGTAAGAGTTGCTAAGATGATGAAGAATGTAACATTATAAATTTTTCATGTGGTAGAGGTTCAAGGTAATTGATTCCATATTTTTAATCCTAACACTAAAAAGCAAGATTATCAAGACCATTAAATATTGATTCGTGTCATAATGTAAGATCATAATGTTACTCTACATAAAAGGTAACTTCCATAGCAGCAAGGACTAACACCAGTGCAAGCACACGGGCCCAAATACATCCCTGCTGTAGCTCCAGTAAGGTCAGTAGCATTACACCAGAGATGAATATTTTCCCTGGTGTTTAAGATGATGGCAAGTTTATTTCTTGATATATTATTCTGCTGTATGAAAGCAAATTCACTGTTTAAATAATACTGGAGAAAATTCTGAAGCCTTTACTTTGGTACATTCCCAGTAACTTTTTATCTTTGCATACCTTTCTTCACAGATTTGAGCAAGTAGGAAGATTTCAATTAAGTCTGACCAAAAAGAAGAGAGTAATGACCAAAAATCCACCCTTGTCTTTTCTGGTGTTACGCCTGTACAGGTCTATTACTGCCTTTCAGATGTGCCATGCTGTTAACACATTGTAAACCACTGAGAAGATTAAGCTAGAAAAACTACTTAACAatcatatttatattaaaaaagctCCTCTGAATACCTGTAGCACATATCCACGTATATAATCCTGTAGTGTCCAGTCCAGAGCATGGAGAATCTGTATCACCTCTTCCTGCTTCAGAACACTGAAAAGCCGATCTAGCAGAATTTTAAGGCGCACAGGAATGGCTTGGGTTCCGTATAACATGAGGCTACTGATATCAAAGACAACATTGGATTGAACTATTTCTACTTGGCTTGATGGGTAGAGGTTGGGAATCCTTAATTTGCTCAgggctgaaaataaaaatcacaaaatataaataaaacttgAGTCACATGAGAGAGGTAAAATTTAACGTAACTAATATTGCAGTGGGAGGGTTGAGAGTTGACACAAAAAGCATGTTAGAGTGAGGAGGATCCTAAATGGTTTTCTATAGATTGCAAAAACAAATATTACCATGTGCTACCCATCCATGCCGGCACTGGTCACATTGTCGCTGATTTATTTTCCCAGGTTTGAAACATTGACAACTACAGTTCACGAGAGTGCATCGGATGGCCTGGAGATCAATAAAAAGGATGATATGTGATATATAAGCACCATTTAGAGTGTGCAGATTATACACAGACAGTACACCTATAAAATCCATATGAAGATAGAGTTAATATACCAGCACGTACCTACCAACATGCAGTGTAAGTAATCCAGGCAAAACTGGAGTTATACAAGACTATCTCTGATGAAACAGAATTGGTCACCAGCTGCAACACCAGAATATTACAGAATATATTTAATGATATACACAGCAAAACTTCTGTGGATTTATTTAGGCAGAAGGATCTTTATAACACTTTAAAAGTGCCAGAAATTATGCATTCATCTAAGCTATGATGCTCATGTATGATCACTTTTTCAGGAAGGTTTGAAAAGAAAGATATACTGAGGAAATGTCCCCCTCTCTTGCAGTCTTGCTGGAACTCCATACTGCAATATAGGAAGATGTCATGCCTTACACATGCAGGATCCACATGGAATAGATGTATTCTGGCAACTACACCAGAGCTCCCTAATGCTCCTCAGCAACAAACCTCACCAAAAGGTACCGCAACTCCTCAAAGACTAAACAATCACATTTTGTAAAGGGAAATGCTTGAAAGCAAAATAGAGCACACAGAGAGCAACCAGTCGCACAGTTCAAGTTGTGCATCACTTTACTCTCACCATGGTCATGTATAATG
The nucleotide sequence above comes from Pithys albifrons albifrons isolate INPA30051 chromosome 13, PitAlb_v1, whole genome shotgun sequence. Encoded proteins:
- the BNC1 gene encoding zinc finger protein basonuclin-1, whose protein sequence is MSEAIRCTLVNCSCQCFKPGKINQRQCDQCRHGWVAHALSKLRIPNLYPSSQVEIVQSNVVFDISSLMLYGTQAIPVRLKILLDRLFSVLKQEEVIQILHALDWTLQDYIRGYVLQDASGKVLDHWSIMTTEEELATLQQFLRFGETKSIVELMAIQEKEGQSIIIPPPTANLDIRAFIESCNPHSPNFSTSLDKMSPTNIHPFENLVNNMAFMLPFQFFSPVPPPLIGSPPERHLIEQGQDHGNETKQDLQIPFSESSFLTSSSAPFQVENERSINGLDVTKTEDDALLSESSSHNTAAKLEMAALSPENKIKSVEKNGAGPRKGRVFCTACEKTFYDKGTLKIHYNAVHLKIKHKCTIEGCNMVFSSLRSRNRHSANPNPRLHMPMNRNNRDKDLRNSLTIAGPGDSKRTEFTILTPDSRTISSYASSCTDSKGQAGFSSIGHNGVLFPNLKTVQPVLPFYRSPVTPAELANTPGTLPSLPLVSSSIPEQLVSNELPFDVLPKKKSRKSSMPIKIEKEAVETPNESSDVASSEDDTRLQVVSDGELETCEHKIEKRVTDRVEKHPHSGNSWKSLSGVEGPNYFESVFAANNKYIEDISENELQQCEKEAKPEENQPLKIVSHEIIYEDPKQHHNDVIKPMTEPPMYIKEQSKHRIPKNDCPELQHHLLTGGFFSTLSNRGAAIPCFEDSKDMDHVSQHALGIQKEESRFHCDICKKTFKNPYSVKMHFKNVHLKEMHICTVEGCNAAFPSRRSRDRHSSNLNLHHKLLTKDTLEFNNHFNATYLLKDMAKEFCQDVSLKQHVGHTSVIFKGMNRTGSYVFPMSKIREPCSESYGYDPLNDGAVLDLSTTSSIKSESSAHSSWDSDGGSETCTMALDDSDESCEGPSLMPNDELYQDSTLIEKANQNFTNLPSSLPITCHICQKTYSNKGTFRAHYKTVHLRQLHKCKVPGCNTMFSSVRSRNRHSQNPNLHKSLAGSPTSLE